The following are encoded in a window of Nibricoccus aquaticus genomic DNA:
- a CDS encoding bile acid:sodium symporter family protein gives MKFKFDWFLWGMVVAVALAWLIPGPGAHGGWLHPELLNKAGVAVIFFLSGVSLSFAAMKAGALRWPVHVVVQTTTFLIFPLVGVALLWLTDRWISPELNVGFFFLCALPSTVSSSVAMTAAARGNVPVAVFNATLSSLIGVIVTPLWISWRLHTEGGGVDLGKVILDLMLWLVLPLVLGQLARPWLAEWAKRNKKFIHVVDRGTILLIIYTSFCDSIARGVWSGQGLSVVAIAVVGSLILFFVVLWIVEAIAKMAGFNVEDRIATVFCGSKKTIASGVPMAQLIFAADPRLGVILLPLMIYHPLQLVICGVLAGRWAKRPGV, from the coding sequence ATGAAGTTTAAATTTGATTGGTTTCTCTGGGGCATGGTGGTCGCGGTGGCGCTCGCGTGGTTGATTCCCGGGCCGGGTGCGCATGGCGGGTGGTTGCATCCGGAGCTGCTCAACAAGGCGGGCGTGGCGGTGATTTTTTTTCTGAGCGGCGTGTCGCTGTCGTTTGCGGCGATGAAGGCGGGGGCTTTGCGGTGGCCGGTGCATGTGGTGGTGCAGACGACGACGTTTTTGATTTTTCCGTTGGTCGGGGTGGCGTTGCTGTGGCTGACTGATCGGTGGATTTCGCCGGAGCTGAACGTAGGCTTTTTCTTTTTGTGCGCGTTGCCGTCGACGGTGTCGTCGTCGGTCGCGATGACGGCGGCGGCACGGGGCAATGTGCCGGTGGCGGTTTTTAATGCGACGCTCTCGAGCCTGATCGGCGTGATCGTGACGCCGTTATGGATCAGCTGGCGGCTGCACACGGAGGGCGGTGGCGTGGATCTGGGGAAAGTTATCCTGGATCTGATGCTCTGGCTCGTGCTGCCCTTGGTGCTTGGGCAGCTGGCGCGGCCGTGGCTGGCGGAGTGGGCGAAGCGCAACAAGAAGTTCATCCATGTGGTGGATCGCGGGACGATCCTGCTGATCATCTACACGTCGTTCTGCGATTCGATCGCGCGCGGCGTTTGGTCGGGGCAGGGGCTGAGCGTGGTGGCGATCGCGGTCGTGGGATCGCTGATACTGTTTTTCGTGGTGCTGTGGATCGTGGAGGCGATCGCGAAGATGGCGGGGTTCAACGTGGAGGACCGGATCGCGACGGTGTTTTGCGGATCGAAGAAGACGATCGCGTCGGGTGTGCCGATGGCGCAGCTGATCTTCGCGGCGGATCCGCGGCTCGGGGTGATTTTGCTGCCGTTGATGATCTATCATCCGCTGCAACTGGTGATCTGCGGTGTGCTGGCGGGGCGGTGGGCGAAGCGGCCGGGGGTGTGA
- a CDS encoding energy transducer TonB: MNVAETSLSAPQAGVRRKQSSRTTGAEARFFWAKIETESEVRGTWKYPEVKADKVGMWVALGIAVAAHAIFFFGFGKSKPVAAVVAPAEVTEVALFDVPVPEEELVASDSAASENTEASAGVDVPTLPDTPAMVNLGDFVQAVQLGNMLPRADLSGASLSQIPGNFRSGGAGGSGSGFGSVFALSDLDRAPTPTYRPLPTIPRHLLTAAAGVSVTVEFVVSAKGEVMNPRVISSDNQRFDDVALNAVKRWKFKPGFRQGRTVNVSMSQAIDFKVSGS, encoded by the coding sequence ATGAACGTCGCAGAAACGAGCTTAAGCGCACCGCAGGCGGGCGTGCGCCGGAAGCAGTCCAGCAGGACGACGGGTGCCGAGGCGCGTTTTTTTTGGGCGAAGATTGAGACTGAGTCTGAGGTTCGCGGCACGTGGAAATATCCGGAGGTGAAGGCGGACAAGGTGGGTATGTGGGTAGCGCTGGGCATCGCGGTGGCGGCGCACGCGATTTTTTTCTTTGGCTTTGGGAAATCGAAACCGGTGGCGGCAGTGGTCGCGCCGGCGGAGGTGACGGAGGTGGCGTTGTTTGATGTGCCGGTGCCGGAGGAGGAGTTGGTGGCATCGGATAGCGCGGCTAGTGAGAACACGGAGGCTTCGGCGGGAGTGGATGTGCCGACGCTGCCGGACACGCCGGCGATGGTGAATCTGGGGGATTTCGTGCAGGCGGTGCAGCTGGGCAACATGCTGCCGCGCGCGGATCTGAGCGGGGCGAGCCTGTCGCAGATCCCGGGAAATTTCCGCAGTGGCGGCGCGGGAGGTAGCGGGAGCGGTTTTGGCAGTGTCTTCGCGCTCTCGGATCTGGATCGCGCGCCGACGCCGACGTACCGGCCGTTGCCGACGATCCCGCGGCATCTGCTCACTGCGGCAGCGGGTGTGAGCGTGACGGTGGAGTTTGTGGTTTCCGCCAAGGGTGAGGTGATGAACCCTCGGGTAATCAGCTCGGATAATCAGCGGTTCGACGATGTGGCGCTCAATGCGGTGAAGCGCTGGAAGTTCAAGCCGGGGTTCCGTCAGGGGCGGACTGTGAACGTGAGCATGAGTCAGGCGATCGACTTCAAGGTATCGGGAAGTTGA
- a CDS encoding HAD family hydrolase, translating into MIRALVFDFDGLIIDTETPIVDAWVEVHERAGVAYSRAHALSVVGHADIAFDPWIAFGPAADRAALEKQHRDLRRERLHAQPILPGVLDLIATARAHNVRLGIASNSPHSWVDSHLQRIGLFDSFDIIRCRDDVSRGKPEPEVYLSALAALGAAPHESVAFEDSPPGSEAAKRAGLFVVVAPNPSTHHHVFPHASLRVTSLAEITLDSLAKHL; encoded by the coding sequence ATGATCCGCGCCCTCGTCTTCGATTTCGACGGCCTCATCATCGACACCGAGACCCCCATCGTCGACGCCTGGGTCGAGGTCCACGAGCGCGCCGGCGTCGCGTATTCACGCGCCCATGCGCTCAGCGTCGTCGGCCACGCCGACATCGCCTTCGATCCCTGGATCGCCTTCGGCCCCGCCGCCGACCGCGCCGCCCTCGAAAAACAACATCGCGATCTCCGCCGCGAACGCCTCCACGCCCAACCCATCCTTCCCGGCGTCCTCGACCTCATCGCCACCGCCCGCGCCCACAACGTCCGCCTCGGCATCGCTTCCAACTCCCCGCACTCTTGGGTGGACAGCCACCTCCAGCGTATCGGTCTTTTCGATTCGTTCGACATCATCCGCTGCCGCGACGACGTCTCTCGCGGCAAACCCGAGCCCGAGGTCTACCTCTCCGCACTCGCCGCACTCGGCGCCGCCCCGCACGAATCAGTCGCCTTTGAAGACTCCCCGCCCGGCAGCGAAGCCGCTAAGCGCGCCGGACTCTTCGTCGTCGTCGCGCCCAATCCCTCGACCCACCACCACGTCTTCCCCCACGCCAGCCTCCGCGTCACCTCCCTCGCCGAAATCACCCTCGATTCCCTCGCGAAACACCTCTGA
- the pepF gene encoding oligoendopeptidase F, protein MTASVSAKPETRNRAEIPAEYKWDFTPIYASWEAWEAGIKDMEAKMDAFPALKGTLSGGPDAVVKAYQLFDEIGQLQYRVFRYPQLQRDVDMRNNEIGGKLQRVQAIFAKFGTATSWFTPELLTIPQATMEKWIAETPALAPYKFPILDNYRQQEHVLDEKGERLLSFASRFSQVPRETFQELSTSDIKFPTVTLSDGKEVKLSPGAYQHVLQTNRNQADRKLAFETYHKTYEANINTYAAIYNGVLQRDWFSAQARNYPTTLDAALDGNAIPKAVVENLIATTRAGTEPFRRYMRLRKKLLGLETYNPFDNAIPIYDVEKKYPYELATELALKSVEPLGAEYVEKYKKFVSGGRIDVYENEGKRSGAYCAGVYGVGPYLLLNHNDTLDSVFTFAHEAGHAMHTVLSYESQPFVTSDYTIFVAEVASTTNERFLLEQFLATTTDPKERFVLLQHAVDAIVGTFYTQVMFADYELQAHRLVEEGKPVTAEVLSGIYKQLLKDYYGDAANIEELYRVTWARIPHFFNSPYYVYQYATCFASSAQIFKTLTTGSAEEKKAATERYLTLLRSGGNDHPMEQLKKAGVDLTKKETVQAVVEQMNELVAQLEAEAAKIK, encoded by the coding sequence ATGACTGCCTCTGTTTCCGCCAAGCCCGAGACCCGCAACCGCGCCGAGATTCCAGCCGAGTATAAATGGGATTTCACGCCGATCTACGCGAGCTGGGAGGCGTGGGAAGCAGGGATAAAAGACATGGAGGCGAAGATGGACGCGTTTCCCGCGCTGAAGGGCACGCTCTCGGGGGGGCCGGATGCGGTGGTGAAGGCGTACCAGCTTTTCGACGAGATCGGGCAGTTGCAGTACCGCGTGTTTCGTTATCCGCAGCTGCAGCGCGACGTGGACATGCGCAACAACGAGATCGGCGGGAAGCTCCAGCGCGTGCAGGCAATCTTCGCGAAGTTCGGGACGGCGACGTCGTGGTTCACGCCGGAGTTGCTGACGATCCCGCAGGCGACGATGGAGAAGTGGATCGCGGAAACGCCTGCGCTGGCACCTTACAAGTTTCCGATCCTGGATAATTATCGCCAGCAGGAGCACGTGCTCGATGAGAAGGGGGAGCGGTTGTTGTCGTTTGCGTCGCGTTTCAGCCAGGTGCCGCGGGAGACGTTTCAGGAGTTGAGCACGAGCGACATCAAGTTCCCGACGGTGACGCTCAGTGACGGGAAGGAAGTGAAGCTGTCGCCGGGCGCTTATCAGCATGTGCTGCAGACGAACCGTAATCAGGCGGACCGGAAGCTGGCGTTCGAGACGTACCACAAGACGTACGAGGCGAACATCAACACGTACGCGGCGATCTACAACGGTGTGCTCCAGCGCGACTGGTTTTCGGCGCAGGCGCGAAACTATCCGACGACGCTCGATGCGGCGCTGGACGGGAATGCGATTCCGAAGGCGGTGGTGGAAAACCTGATCGCGACGACGCGCGCGGGGACGGAACCGTTTCGCCGGTACATGCGACTGCGCAAGAAGCTGCTCGGGCTGGAGACGTACAACCCGTTCGATAACGCGATCCCGATTTATGACGTGGAGAAGAAGTACCCGTACGAGTTGGCGACGGAGCTGGCGTTGAAGTCGGTCGAGCCGCTCGGCGCGGAGTATGTGGAGAAGTACAAGAAGTTCGTCTCGGGCGGGCGCATCGATGTGTACGAGAATGAGGGGAAGCGGAGCGGCGCCTATTGCGCCGGCGTTTATGGCGTGGGGCCGTATCTGCTGCTCAACCACAATGACACGCTGGACTCGGTCTTCACGTTTGCGCACGAGGCGGGCCATGCGATGCACACGGTGCTTTCGTACGAGTCGCAGCCGTTCGTGACGTCGGACTACACGATCTTCGTGGCCGAGGTGGCTTCGACGACGAACGAGCGTTTCCTGCTGGAGCAGTTTCTCGCGACGACCACCGATCCGAAGGAGCGCTTCGTGCTGCTCCAGCATGCGGTGGACGCGATCGTGGGGACGTTCTACACGCAGGTGATGTTTGCGGATTATGAGTTGCAGGCACACCGGCTCGTCGAGGAGGGGAAGCCGGTGACGGCTGAGGTGCTGAGCGGCATCTACAAGCAGCTGCTCAAGGATTATTACGGCGATGCGGCGAACATCGAAGAGCTCTATCGGGTGACGTGGGCGCGCATCCCGCATTTCTTTAATTCGCCCTACTATGTCTATCAGTACGCGACGTGCTTTGCGTCGTCGGCGCAGATTTTCAAGACGCTGACGACGGGCAGCGCGGAGGAGAAGAAGGCGGCGACGGAGCGTTATCTGACGCTGCTGCGCAGCGGTGGAAACGATCATCCGATGGAGCAGCTCAAGAAAGCCGGCGTCGATCTGACAAAGAAGGAAACCGTGCAGGCGGTGGTCGAGCAGATGAACGAACTGGTTGCCCAGCTAGAAGCGGAGGCGGCGAAGATCAAGTGA
- a CDS encoding NAD(P)H-dependent oxidoreductase: MSDALSPESLVAALNWRYATKKFDPVKKIPGEVWEALEQALILAPSSMGLQPWKFFVVTNQAVKEQLAGASYKQSQMADCSHAVVFAVHKNIGGAHVEKYLERVSAVKEVTRESLEGFGKMIAGNLANAAKAGRLDAWQTHQIYIALGQFMTAAALLGVDTCPMEGIENARYDEILGLSGGDYATVVACPAGYRAFGDKYAAVKKVRFEAKDVIVRV, from the coding sequence ATGTCCGATGCGTTGTCTCCCGAATCACTGGTCGCGGCTCTCAACTGGCGTTATGCCACGAAGAAATTCGATCCGGTGAAGAAGATCCCGGGCGAGGTCTGGGAGGCGCTGGAGCAGGCGTTGATCCTGGCGCCGTCGTCAATGGGGTTGCAGCCGTGGAAGTTTTTCGTGGTGACGAATCAGGCGGTGAAGGAGCAGCTGGCGGGAGCTTCGTACAAGCAGAGCCAGATGGCGGATTGCTCACATGCGGTGGTGTTCGCTGTGCATAAGAACATCGGCGGGGCGCATGTGGAAAAATATCTGGAGCGGGTGTCGGCGGTGAAGGAGGTGACGCGGGAATCGTTGGAAGGATTTGGGAAGATGATCGCGGGGAATCTGGCGAACGCGGCGAAGGCGGGGCGGCTCGATGCGTGGCAGACGCACCAGATCTACATCGCGCTGGGGCAGTTCATGACGGCGGCGGCGTTGCTGGGGGTTGATACGTGCCCGATGGAGGGAATCGAGAATGCGCGGTACGATGAGATCCTGGGGCTGAGCGGTGGGGACTATGCGACGGTGGTGGCGTGCCCGGCGGGTTACCGGGCGTTTGGGGACAAGTATGCGGCGGTGAAGAAGGTGCGGTTCGAGGCGAAGGATGTGATCGTGCGGGTGTGA
- a CDS encoding ABC transporter ATP-binding protein, with translation MNPAPAESVVFACETRGLRKSFGDTKAVNGLDLQIARGQLYAFLGPNGAGKTTSIRMIAGLLRPDAGDIFIEGIPLRINPSAAKRPLAYIPDDPVLYGKLRPLEYLEFVSALWDLPASASQPCAEELLQTLGLWEKRDDFIESFSRGMKQKMALCGALIHQPTVMLLDEPLTGLDASAARLVKDILLDFVRRGNTVILTTHILDVAERLAHRIGILHAGRLAAEGTLDELRHQAGNTSGTLEDVFLRVTGGENGEPASTPPSPAPASPPPLPVA, from the coding sequence ATGAATCCCGCCCCCGCCGAGTCCGTCGTCTTCGCGTGCGAGACGCGCGGCCTCCGCAAATCCTTCGGCGACACCAAAGCCGTCAACGGCCTCGACCTCCAAATCGCCCGCGGCCAGCTCTACGCCTTCCTCGGCCCCAACGGCGCCGGCAAGACCACCTCCATCCGCATGATCGCCGGCCTCCTCCGGCCCGACGCTGGCGACATTTTTATCGAGGGCATCCCGCTTCGCATCAACCCATCCGCCGCCAAACGCCCCCTCGCCTACATCCCCGACGATCCCGTCCTCTACGGCAAACTCCGCCCGCTCGAGTACCTCGAATTCGTCTCCGCCCTCTGGGATCTTCCCGCATCCGCCAGCCAACCATGCGCCGAAGAACTCCTCCAGACTCTCGGCCTTTGGGAAAAACGCGATGACTTCATCGAGAGCTTCTCCCGGGGCATGAAGCAAAAAATGGCTCTCTGCGGCGCGCTCATCCACCAGCCCACCGTCATGCTCCTCGACGAGCCGCTCACCGGCCTCGACGCCTCCGCCGCCCGCCTAGTCAAAGACATCCTCCTCGATTTCGTCCGCCGCGGAAACACCGTCATCCTCACCACTCACATCCTCGACGTCGCCGAACGCCTCGCCCACCGCATCGGCATCCTCCACGCCGGCCGCCTCGCCGCCGAAGGCACGCTCGACGAACTTCGTCACCAGGCCGGCAATACCTCCGGCACGCTCGAAGACGTCTTCCTCCGCGTCACCGGCGGCGAAAACGGCGAACCAGCCTCCACGCCCCCATCTCCCGCCCCTGCATCCCCGCCCCCGCTGCCCGTCGCATGA
- a CDS encoding AraC family transcriptional regulator, whose amino-acid sequence MQPILKNLHDLMPPKQPARAPAPAPAAHPSTNARITTRTGIPEGFRDQHLVILPSTIRRSVEKHPLLRGLLVTDAGVFPRAINHLVRRSKGAATSLLILCTAGQGWVELSGKTHTLSPGSLAWLPAHRPHAYGSADDTAWTIEWAHFTGTETDAWRDLLQFTPEGGLFTSLLTTTATATTLSPVFQLGHLWQILERGYSLPNLVAASASLRTALTLLTQRSPSASTPHDRTADERVAASADWMRTHLAQSIRLEELAQLAAVSVPHYCALFKRHTGYAPIDWLIRLRIQRACQLLDTTTDSIALIAARTGFPNPYYFTRTFRRIMGHPPRAYRQIAKG is encoded by the coding sequence ATGCAACCAATCCTGAAAAACCTGCACGATCTTATGCCCCCCAAGCAGCCCGCCCGCGCTCCCGCCCCCGCTCCTGCCGCGCATCCATCCACCAACGCCCGCATCACCACCCGCACCGGCATCCCCGAAGGTTTCCGCGACCAGCACCTCGTCATCCTCCCATCCACCATCCGCCGCTCCGTCGAAAAGCACCCGCTCCTTCGCGGCCTCCTCGTGACCGACGCCGGAGTCTTCCCCCGCGCAATCAACCACCTCGTCCGCCGCTCCAAAGGCGCCGCCACCTCGCTCCTCATCCTCTGCACCGCCGGCCAAGGTTGGGTCGAACTTTCCGGCAAAACCCACACCCTCTCCCCCGGCTCCCTCGCCTGGCTACCCGCCCACCGCCCCCACGCCTACGGCTCCGCTGACGACACCGCCTGGACCATCGAATGGGCCCACTTCACCGGCACCGAAACCGACGCCTGGCGCGATCTCCTCCAATTCACGCCCGAAGGCGGCCTCTTCACCTCCCTGCTAACCACCACAGCCACCGCTACCACCCTCTCCCCGGTCTTCCAGCTCGGCCACCTCTGGCAAATCCTCGAACGCGGCTACTCCCTCCCCAACCTAGTCGCCGCCTCCGCCTCTCTCCGCACTGCCCTCACTCTCCTCACCCAGCGCAGTCCCTCTGCCTCCACTCCCCACGACCGCACCGCCGACGAACGCGTCGCCGCATCCGCCGACTGGATGCGCACCCACCTCGCCCAATCCATCCGCCTCGAAGAACTCGCCCAGCTCGCCGCCGTTTCCGTCCCTCACTACTGCGCGCTCTTCAAACGCCACACCGGCTACGCCCCCATCGACTGGCTCATCCGCCTCCGCATCCAGCGCGCCTGCCAGCTCCTCGACACGACCACCGATTCCATCGCCCTCATCGCCGCCCGCACCGGCTTCCCCAATCCTTACTACTTCACCCGCACCTTCCGCCGCATCATGGGCCACCCCCCGCGCGCCTACCGCCAGATCGCCAAAGGCTGA
- a CDS encoding pyridoxamine 5'-phosphate oxidase family protein produces the protein MGKFFDQLTPAHRDFIARQKIYFIATAPDSGRVNVSPKGYDSFRVLTPSRAGYLDLTGSGAETAAHLAQNGRATVMFCAVEGDPLILRLYGRGRSVQPHHDDWKQLRPLFGPPLAGERQLIIIDIESVQTSCGFGVPFFEYTGSRDTLLDWSNRKGPEGLATYRAEKNANSIDGLPTTLAAAPHPQPAR, from the coding sequence ATGGGCAAATTCTTTGACCAGCTCACACCTGCTCACCGCGACTTCATCGCGCGGCAGAAAATCTATTTCATCGCCACCGCACCCGACTCTGGCCGCGTCAACGTCTCCCCCAAAGGCTACGACTCCTTCCGCGTCCTCACCCCATCGCGCGCCGGCTACCTCGACCTCACCGGCAGTGGTGCCGAGACCGCCGCCCACCTCGCCCAAAACGGCCGCGCCACCGTCATGTTCTGCGCCGTCGAAGGCGATCCGCTCATCCTCCGCCTCTACGGCCGCGGCCGCTCCGTCCAGCCGCATCACGACGACTGGAAACAACTCCGCCCGCTCTTCGGCCCGCCGCTCGCCGGCGAACGCCAGCTCATCATCATCGACATCGAATCCGTCCAGACTTCCTGCGGCTTCGGCGTTCCGTTCTTCGAATACACCGGCTCGCGCGACACGCTGCTCGACTGGTCCAATCGCAAAGGCCCCGAAGGTCTCGCCACCTACCGCGCCGAGAAAAACGCCAACAGCATCGACGGCCTGCCCACCACGCTCGCCGCTGCTCCTCACCCGCAACCAGCCCGATGA
- a CDS encoding WecB/TagA/CpsF family glycosyltransferase produces MALPERYPVLGVRVSALSLAQARDLVISAARERPPAAYVCFCDVNSVSCARRDHAHLATLNNSYLTTPDGMPLVWLGRRAGHRAITRVYGPDLLLEVCAATAGTELTHFLYGAAPGTADALAQKLSARFPGLRIAGTHTPPFRELTPDEASALETKIRALRPSFFWVGLSTPKQEKFMAAFAPRLDAGVMLGIGAAFDFLSGRVSQAPRWMQRSGLEWLFRLCTEPRRLASRYFKNNPLFLLRLLAEKTGLRKY; encoded by the coding sequence ATGGCACTACCCGAACGCTACCCCGTCCTAGGCGTCCGCGTCAGCGCCCTCTCCCTCGCGCAAGCCCGCGACCTCGTCATCTCCGCCGCCCGCGAACGCCCGCCCGCCGCATATGTGTGTTTCTGCGACGTCAACAGCGTCTCCTGCGCCCGCCGCGATCACGCCCATCTCGCCACGCTCAATAACTCCTACCTCACCACACCCGACGGCATGCCGCTTGTCTGGCTCGGCCGCCGCGCCGGCCATCGCGCCATCACCCGCGTGTACGGCCCCGACCTTCTCCTAGAAGTCTGCGCCGCCACCGCCGGCACCGAGCTTACCCACTTCCTCTATGGCGCCGCCCCCGGCACGGCCGACGCCCTCGCTCAAAAACTCTCCGCCCGCTTCCCCGGCCTCCGCATCGCAGGTACCCACACACCGCCTTTCCGCGAACTCACGCCCGACGAAGCCTCCGCCCTCGAAACGAAAATCCGCGCCCTCCGCCCGTCCTTCTTCTGGGTCGGCCTCAGCACCCCCAAGCAGGAAAAATTCATGGCCGCCTTCGCCCCACGCCTCGACGCCGGCGTCATGCTCGGCATCGGCGCCGCCTTCGACTTTCTCTCCGGCCGCGTCAGCCAGGCCCCGCGCTGGATGCAACGCTCTGGCCTCGAATGGCTCTTCCGTCTCTGCACCGAACCCCGCCGCCTCGCCTCGCGCTACTTCAAAAACAACCCGCTCTTCCTCCTCCGCCTCCTAGCCGAAAAAACCGGCCTGAGAAAATACTGA